The Kitasatospora paranensis genome has a window encoding:
- a CDS encoding sugar isomerase — translation MSLPSLTAEELATQPADWRTAAALAAGAQADLPQRGERVAVVGCGTSWFMAQAYASLRESGGHGETDAFAASEFPYARTYDRVLAITRSGTTTEVLELLHRVKAPTTALTADVAQPVSAAADRVLDLAFADERSVVQTRFATSVLALLRSHLELEGALPAGVRTVAAAAADAAGAVAEEIPAELVACEQFSFLGTGWTVGLAQEAGLKMREASLSWTEAYPAMEYRHGPISIAAPGRAVWVFGALPDGLAEQVEAAGALLVSGSGPAGIDPLADLVRAQRLALAIAAARGLDPDRPRNLTRSVVLG, via the coding sequence CCGACTGGCGCACCGCGGCCGCACTGGCCGCCGGGGCGCAGGCCGACCTGCCCCAGCGCGGCGAACGGGTGGCCGTGGTCGGGTGCGGCACCTCCTGGTTCATGGCGCAGGCCTACGCGTCGCTGCGCGAGAGCGGCGGCCACGGCGAGACGGACGCCTTCGCCGCGTCCGAGTTCCCCTACGCCCGCACGTACGACCGGGTGCTGGCGATCACCCGGTCGGGCACCACCACCGAGGTGCTGGAGCTGCTGCACCGGGTGAAGGCGCCCACCACGGCGCTCACCGCGGACGTGGCGCAGCCGGTCTCGGCGGCCGCCGACCGGGTGCTCGACCTCGCGTTCGCGGACGAGCGGTCGGTGGTGCAGACCCGCTTCGCGACGTCGGTGCTGGCGCTGCTCCGGTCCCACCTGGAGCTGGAGGGCGCGCTGCCGGCCGGGGTCCGGACGGTCGCCGCGGCGGCCGCGGACGCCGCGGGCGCGGTGGCCGAGGAGATCCCGGCGGAGCTGGTCGCCTGCGAGCAGTTCTCCTTCCTCGGCACCGGCTGGACGGTCGGCCTGGCCCAGGAGGCGGGGCTGAAGATGCGCGAGGCCTCGCTGTCCTGGACGGAGGCCTACCCGGCGATGGAGTACCGGCACGGGCCGATCAGCATCGCCGCGCCGGGCCGGGCGGTCTGGGTGTTCGGCGCACTGCCGGACGGCCTGGCGGAGCAGGTCGAGGCGGCCGGCGCGCTGCTGGTGTCCGGGTCCGGTCCGGCGGGCATCGATCCGCTGGCGGACCTCGTCCGGGCCCAGCGGCTCGCCCTGGCGATCGCCGCCGCCCGGGGCCTGGACCCGGACCGTCCGCGCAACCTGACCAGGTCCGTGGTGCTCGGCTGA